The Artemia franciscana unplaced genomic scaffold, ASM3288406v1 Scaffold_2384, whole genome shotgun sequence genome includes a window with the following:
- the LOC136042894 gene encoding uncharacterized protein LOC136042894 has protein sequence PERPLAKSKLPSTLVCNARSLNNKTDALEVIARQNNASIIIISECWDTSDKSAHIKGYASYFNTRHDRGLNRRGGGVGLYVRNDLSSRLLSEPFDSDHEILWTACKPARLSKRFSCLIFASVYYPESAKNRKDLIEHIQFFVDKMRRKHVSPGFVIAGDFNQTNRQWVSNILDLRQAVTIPTHQSGSILDLIFTNLTDFYYAPRSLGPLLNSDHFIIFWEASSAIPKPKRVKYTVRPLTEDSISTFGRWIGNYQFEDICSEKDINIKVNKLNTLLQEQFQTCFPVKVITVSDTDKPWITNDLKNLIKTRCRLHIAGDTVASAKLRNHIVKLNKRAKRQYVRDKTAPLLTIDPHKWHSSVKRLTGKTTLRDLRLLKEDGTLTSANEVNSFFADICTSFPSITKSEIDTIIAGAEIEDVYEVSEFTVYKELLRLKANCASYPGELPVKPLREFAIFLAKPLSSIINQCFLQQVFPSAWKRAYVRVIPKVRCPKSCDHLRPISITPNLSKVAETFIYRKLMSQVSAHLDPYQYGCLRGSSTTVYLVRMYHLIVEWLDRGSAIVNLLLVDYRKAFDLIRHSIAITNLRTM, from the coding sequence CCCGAACGTCCTTTAGCTAAAAGTAAGTTGCCAAGTACACTTGTGTGTAACGCTAGATCTTTGAACAACAAAACTGATGCACTTGAAGTTATTGCCAGGCAGAACAACgcctcaataataataataagcgaATGTTGGGACACTTCTGACAAATCAGCGCACATCAAAGGTTATGCAAGCTACTTTAATACGCGTCACGATCGTGGCTTGAATCGTCGAGGAGGAGGCGTTGGACTTTATGTTCGTAATGACCTATCCTCAAGGCTGTTAAGTGAGCCTTTTGACTCCGACCACGAAATATTATGGACCGCATGCAAACCTGCACgtttatcaaaaagattttcatgtttaatttttgcttCGGTCTATTATcctgaaagtgctaaaaacagGAAAGACTTGATTGAACACATTCAGTTTTTCGTAGACAAAATGCGCCGCAAGCATGTCTCTCCTGGCTTTGTTATTGCCGGAGACTTCAATCAAACTAATAGGCAAtgggtttcaaatattttagatttgcGACAAGCCGTTACAATACCTACCCATCAAAGTGGCAGCATACTTGACTTGATTTTTACAAACTTGACAGACTTTTATTACGCACCGAGATCCCTAGGACCCCTTCTGAATTCTGATCACTTTATCATCTTCTGGGAAGCCAGTTCGGCAATTCCGAAGCCAAAACGAGTCAAATATACGGTGCGACCACTTACTGAGGACTCGATATCTACATTTGGTCGCTGGATCGGTAATTATCAGTTTGAGGACATTTGCTCTGAAAaggatattaatattaaagtcaATAAGCTGAATACTCTGCTTCAGGAGCAATTTCAGACTTGTTTTCCCGTAAAAGTCATTACTGTGAGTGACACTGATAAACCGTGGATAACCAATgatctaaagaatttaataaaaacccgTTGTCGCCTTCATATCGCTGGTGATACCGTAGCTTCAGCCAAGTTGCGCAATCATATTGTTAAACTGAACAAGCGTGCCAAGAGGCAGTATGTGAGGGATAAAACTGCTCCCTTACTCACAATAGACCCCCACAAATGGCATTCCTCAGTAAAAAGACTTACCGGTAAGACAACACTCAGAGATCTAAGGCTCCTCAAAGAGGACGGTACCTTAACCTCAGCTaatgaagtcaattctttttttgctgacatttgTACCTCATTTCCATCAATCACCAAATCAGAAATTGATACTATCATTGCTGGTGCAGAGATTGAGGACGTATATGAGGTCTCTGAATTCACTGTTTATAAGGAACTCCTAAGACTGAAAGCGAACTGTGCGTCCTACCCAGGTGAGCTTCCAGTAAAGCCGTTACGTGAATTcgccatttttcttgctaagccACTCTCTTCTATAATCAACCAATGTTTCCTTCAGCAAGTATTCCCTAGTGCTTGGAAAAGAGCATATGTCCGCGTTATTCCAAAAGTAAGGTGTCCAAAATCTTGTGATCATCTCCGGCCTATATCAATAACTCCGAACCTTTCTAAAGTTGCAGAAACGTTTATTTACCGCAAACTTATGTCACAGGTCTCTGCACATCTAGACCCGTATCAGTATGGATGCTTAAGAGGCAGCAGCACAACTGTTTATTTAGTACGGATGTACCATCTCATTGTCGAGTGGCTCGACCGAGGAAGTGCTATAGTCAACCTTCTCCTCGTAGACTAccgaaaggcttttgatcttattcgccattccattgctatcacaaatctacgcaccatgg